The sequence ATCAGCAAGGTGGTCAACTAACTTCAGATCGAAGTCTTCACCACCAAGATATGTATCTCCGTTCGTTGATTTCACCTCAAAGACACCATCCCCCAGCTCAAGGATGGACACATCGAAGGTACCACCACCAAGATCAAAAACTGCAATCTTCTTTTCGCCTTCTTTATCAAGTCCGTATGCGAGCGCAGCTGCGGTAGGCTCATTGATGATTCGCTGCACATTGAGACCAGCAATCTTTCCAGCGTCTTTAGTCGCCTGTCTCTGGGCATCATTAAAATACGCAGGAACTGTAATAACGGCATCAGTAACAGCTTCACCTAGGTAGTCTTCAGCTGTCTGTTTCATCTTCGTGAGAATCATCGCGGAGACTTCTTGAGGGCTCTTCTTCTCACCACGCAGTTCTACCCACGCGTCTCCATTGTCTGCGCCGACAATCGCATACGGCAGAACCTTTTTTGCATCTTGAGACTCTGGAGCCTCAAACTTCCGACCAATTAAACGCTTAACAGCAAAAACGGTATTCTTTGGATTGGTTACGCCTTGACGCTTTGCCACTTGACCAACAAGCCGCTCACCCGCTTCATTCACTGCTACCACTGATGGCGTTGTACGTGCTCCTTCACTGTTTGAAATGACGTTAGGAGAGCCCCCTTCCATGATTGCGACACATGAATTCGTGGTTCCTAGGTCAATTCCAATGATTTTTCCCATGTCTACTTCCTTTCCTTGTCTTTGCTGTTAATCGAAATCTTCACCGTAAAAAGTCTCTACTCTCACCCGTTGGTGCCGGAAAAACTCCCTTCTTGCTAAATAATATCAGCAAATTCAAGTAGATACCGATGCGCTCTACTTCCTCTTCCTTTCAGATAGTCATTCTTGATGCACTTTTCAAGGACTCTCGAACGATATCTTTCCCGAAATACGGCACTCGAAGCTTCGAGTATCCCTACTCCTCCGCCTCTCCAGCACTCCCCTCAGATGCTGATTCAGCGGTCAACTCCTCTCCTTGGGGTGCTGTTGGCGCCATCGCTACAACCACTTTCCCAGGGCGGAGCAGTTTATCTTTATAGAAGTACGTCTTCTCAAGCTCATTCATTACTACTCCGGCTGCGAACTCTGAGGACGGCATCTGACTGATTGCTTCATGTTTTTGGGGATCGAACGTCTCTCCTATCGCGGCCTCTCCACGAACATCCCATTTTTTCAAAACCTGAAGAAACATCCTATGAATCAGAGCAACCCCCTCTCGAAGCCTTTGTCCATCTTCAGTAAGCTCATAGCTATCTGCTGCTTCTATGGCCCTGTCTAAGTTGTCCACTACCTCAAGTAAGTCAATAAAAACACGCTCTCCCTGATATTTCAGGAGATCACTACGCTCTTTGACCGACCGCTTCTTAAAATTTTCAAAGTCTGCAAGCGCCCGGATATACTTCTCTTGTGCTTCCTTCAATGAAGACTCAGGAACGGTCTTTTCTCCACCTTTCTTTCCAAAAAAAGAAAAAGGGCCAGTAGAACCGTCCTCTTCGTGCTCTCCTGACTGAACTTCCGTACTCTTCTCTTGTTCTGTATCGTTCGTGGCACTCTGTGCTCCCTGTTCACTGGTCGCGTGTTGATGCTTGTCCGTTACTCCCTTTCCGGAAGAACTCTCGTTACTGTTCATGACTTCTGGATCTTCTATTGGAATTTTTTTCTCTGCCATTATCCTATCGCTTTATTTGCCCCCATAGCTATAATCACTCGTGTGCTCCATTGCAACTCAGTCCCCTCTCGTTGCAGGAGAAAGACTCTAGAAAACATCAATAATCAATGAAAAAAGATACGACTCAGACAGACGCGTTGGTCCTCAGAAGCTATCCAAGCGGTGAGAATGACTGTATTTATCGGCTTCTTACCCCCAATCTTGGGAAGATCAGCGCAATTGCCAAGGGGGTGAAGCGAAGTAAGAGGCGTTTCTCATCCTTCCCCGAGCCATTCGATATTGGACAAGCTGAGCTTCAACAGGGACGGGGCGAGCTCTATCTCTTTAATGGATTCGTTCCGAAACGAACAATGATTCGTCTCAGAGAATCATTATCCCTCTTCAGCACCTCGTGCGTTCTTTGCGAAGCATTTGATGCCTTGAGCCAAGAGGATTCTCTTGAAAATGCCGAAGCACTCTATTTAACTGCGGTTGATGGTTTGCAAGCATTAAGTGATCACTCGAGCACACCTGATTTCATCTACAGAGCAGCTGCTCACGCATTGCGACGACTGCTTAGGCTACATGGTTTTTTAGAAGAGAGACGTGATACCAGTACTCTTACGCTACAAGAAGAATGGGAATGGGTTTTGTCAAGAGTTGAAGCCGTTATTGAGCGCCCCCTCAAAACCCGCCTCTATTCATAATGCAAACAGTCGACACTCCCCTTCGATTGCTCCCTAATTCAATAGAGAATTCTGTATCACTAGAAGTTTTTATCACTCCACTAAAATGAAGCACCGCCTGCAATCGAAGCCCCCTCGAGAAGTACTCCGTAGCTCATCAGAGATTCTACAAGGGCAATTTTTAAGAAGATCAATCCCAGTAATAAGGCAATCGGCGTCAAGTCAACTGGTCCGAATACAAGCGGTAGTCGACGCCGTAATGGTGCCATCATCGGCTCAGTACTCCCGATGATGACCGCCACAAGTTTGTTTCTCGGATCGGCATTTACCCACGAAACAACAACCCGTGCGATAATCAAAATATTGGCAGTGGTAATGAGAACATCAAGCACTTGCGCCAATGCTTGAAGGATATTTCCGAGCAAAATCATAAGGCTAGTCTTACGAGAATCTCTGATTTCTGCAATAGAGGGAATCCTACTCCCTCGACTCACCATCAATGAAAAAATGGGGCTCTTTGATTGAAGTGATGCGAATCCCATAGTGATCATTCACGATCACTATTTCACCCCGAGCAACTTGATTTCCATTAATCAGAAAATTAAACCCAGAGTCCTTATCTTCATCTAAAACGAGGATAGAGCCCTCTTTCAGCTGGAGAAGGCGGTGAATAGAAAGTTCGGTCTGACCAAATTGCACCTGAACGGCAAGAGAGACATCTTTGAGAAAACTCAAAGGGCGTTCTTTTTGACTGCCCTTATCACCGGCTGAACTCGATTCCTTCCCAAACTCATCCAGTAGTGGCGAAGCCTCTTGCTCAAAAGCCTCTAATCGTGCCGATTTCGCTTGGTTAGCATCATTCTCAGGCATATGTTGCCGGTATTTCTCAATTCCCATAATGGGTATTATCGACCCCTCTGCCTTATTACTTTACGGTAATGCTCACGGAGCACGCAGAACAAGGGTTCTCGGCAGTTAACCCGAAACCGTGGAAATTCCAGAGAGAAAAGACTTCTGCGAAAAGACTTCTGCGAAAAGACTTCTGCGAAAAGACTTCTGCGAAAAGACTACTAAGAAAGGACTACCAGTGGAATGGAGAGTCCTAGTACTACTTCTTACGCTTATGCCGGTTACGCTTCAGCCGCTTCTTGTGCTTGTGCTTGCGTATCTTCTTCCGACGCTTTTTTAGGTCATTGGCCATATGAGTTGTGCCTTAATACTTGCTCAAAATATCTGAGCAGTGATTTCGCCACTCTCGCTTACGAAAGTCAAGAGCAGGAGCATAATACCCCCTCGAATCCTGCAAAAACTCACCCTCTGGGCCCAAATAAAGCGCTTCCAACGCGAATGACGGTAGCTCCCTCCTCGACCGCGATATCAAAGTCTCCAGACATCCCCATACTGATTTCAGGGGGTATTCCACCGAAGCTCTCGGGAAACTGTGCAAAGGCACTCTCCGCAAGATTATACAACCTACGATAGTCCTCTCTGACCCTCTGTGGCTCCCCATAATCCATAGTAATAGTCATCACACCCCGAAGTAGCAACCAGCGGTGCTGAACGGGCCAATTCTTTACGAGTTTTAAGAACTCCGTCTCGCTCAGCCCTGACTTCTGAGAATCCTGAGAAATATTTATTTGCAAAAAGACGGGGATTTGTCGCTCAATTCGAGCAGCTTCCTTTTCGAGAACACCTGCAAGTTTCTCCGAATGGACACTTTCAATACAGTCAAAGAGAGCTACTGCCTCCCTCGCCTTATTGCTTTGCAAAGCACCGATCAGGTGAGCGATATGCGGGCGTAAACGGTCTCTTTTTTCCCGATACTCCTGCACATAGTTTTCACCGAGAGAAATCGAGTCTTCTAAACAACTCTCTTGTAAAAAAAGAATTCGCTCTAGAGGCTGTTTCTTAGAAACAGCAAGCAGGGTGACTTTTCGAGAATGGGGAGCTACCTTTTTTGCAACTTGAATACGGTGAAGAATCTCCTCATATCGAGTTTTTATCTCCTCCATTCGATTGCTCCCTGCTCTAAAAGCAATAGTGCTGTCTTCTGAGCATCTATGCCCACAATATTCGTATACGAACCGACTATCTGCTCCACGAAAAACTGTCCCTGTCCTTGAATTGCATACGAACCAGCCTTATCAAAGCATTCATCACTCGAAATATACCGCTCGATACACTCGTCGGAAAGGTCTATGAAGGTGACCTCACTTTCGCAGACAAAGCTCTTTTGCACACCATCTTCACGGTGCATCAGGGTAACACCGCCGAATACAGAATGAGTTGTCCCTGAAAGCTTTTGCAACATCACACGTGCATGCTCGCGATCAGATGGCTTACCAAGTATTTCATTATTTACCACCACCACCGTATCTCCCCCTACTATCCAATGATTCGGATAACTACGAGAGACGTCTTCCGCTTTCAGAAGGGACAGCCGTTCAACTAAAACTTCAGGTGGGCCTTTTATACTTTCTTCATCCACTCCACTTGGCACTATCTGAAATTCAATTCCCATGGATGAAAGGATTTCGCTCCGCCGAGGCGACGCTGATGCGAGAATAATCTCGGTTTCAGCACTCGTTTTGAATAAGTATTCCATCATGGATCGCCATCATCATCGCTAAGTGAAGATTATCAGCAAGTGCCTCAACAGTCCGTCCGTCACCACTTCTTATCTGAACACTCCACGTTCTCTGTTCAAGTCGAATGCTGCTCTCAATACTACATCCCGCTTCTTCAAGGACACGAACGACAGTATCGAGGTCTGGCACCGAGAAAAAATGCTCTCTATCTTCAGCTGCAAAACGCGAGGTCTGCCCCGTTAATAACGACAGGAGCTGACCTGAGGGAAGCATAACAAAAACTTCATAGCCGATATCAGCATAACCTCTTCCGACAAGGCACCCGACATCATCAAAGAGAGGAAATCCTCGTTGAGAAGCTCTTTCGCACTGCTGTAAGAAATCGTTTTCAAAAATCAAGGTTATTAATCACGCTCTGCATAAATTCTATCGAGTTGCTCAACACTGGAAGTACCCCCTTCCACGAGCGTCATCTCCGATACTCGCGTGAGTACTGCATTCTTATGAAGCTCCTTCACCGTCAGAACTCCTGCATTACACATTGTCGCTTTCATTTTAGAGACGGTCGTCTCGACTTTCTCTCCGAGAGAGCCACTGAAAGGAACGTAGGCATCTACACCTTCTTCAAAGATTAACTCTCCTTTGTCGCCCTGCTTATAGCGCTGCCAATTTCGCGCTCTCCGTGAGCCCTCACCCCAATAAGGCTTATACAGTCTACCACGGTACGTCAGTGTCGGAGTTGGGCTTTCTGCTGTCATCGCAAAGTACTTGCCCATCATGACGAAGTCTGCCCCCATCGCAAGCGCCATAATGATATTGGTATCATTATTTAAACCACCATCCGAACAAATAGGCACATACTCACCCGTTCTCTCAAAATATTCATCCCGA is a genomic window of bacterium containing:
- the dnaK gene encoding molecular chaperone DnaK (heat shock protein 70; assists in folding of nascent polypeptide chains; refolding of misfolded proteins; utilizes ATPase activity to help fold; co-chaperones are DnaJ and GrpE; multiple copies in some bacteria), translated to MGKIIGIDLGTTNSCVAIMEGGSPNVISNSEGARTTPSVVAVNEAGERLVGQVAKRQGVTNPKNTVFAVKRLIGRKFEAPESQDAKKVLPYAIVGADNGDAWVELRGEKKSPQEVSAMILTKMKQTAEDYLGEAVTDAVITVPAYFNDAQRQATKDAGKIAGLNVQRIINEPTAAALAYGLDKEGEKKIAVFDLGGGTFDVSILELGDGVFEVKSTNGDTYLGGEDFDLKLVDHLAD
- a CDS encoding nucleotide exchange factor GrpE, which codes for MAEKKIPIEDPEVMNSNESSSGKGVTDKHQHATSEQGAQSATNDTEQEKSTEVQSGEHEEDGSTGPFSFFGKKGGEKTVPESSLKEAQEKYIRALADFENFKKRSVKERSDLLKYQGERVFIDLLEVVDNLDRAIEAADSYELTEDGQRLREGVALIHRMFLQVLKKWDVRGEAAIGETFDPQKHEAISQMPSSEFAAGVVMNELEKTYFYKDKLLRPGKVVVAMAPTAPQGEELTAESASEGSAGEAEE
- a CDS encoding YggT family protein — translated: MITMGFASLQSKSPIFSLMVSRGSRIPSIAEIRDSRKTSLMILLGNILQALAQVLDVLITTANILIIARVVVSWVNADPRNKLVAVIIGSTEPMMAPLRRRLPLVFGPVDLTPIALLLGLIFLKIALVESLMSYGVLLEGASIAGGASF
- a CDS encoding AURKAIP1/COX24 domain-containing protein, which encodes MANDLKKRRKKIRKHKHKKRLKRNRHKRKK
- a CDS encoding YggS family pyridoxal phosphate-dependent enzyme, whose protein sequence is MEEIKTRYEEILHRIQVAKKVAPHSRKVTLLAVSKKQPLERILFLQESCLEDSISLGENYVQEYREKRDRLRPHIAHLIGALQSNKAREAVALFDCIESVHSEKLAGVLEKEAARIERQIPVFLQINISQDSQKSGLSETEFLKLVKNWPVQHRWLLLRGVMTITMDYGEPQRVREDYRRLYNLAESAFAQFPESFGGIPPEISMGMSGDFDIAVEEGATVIRVGSALFGPRG
- the maf gene encoding septum formation protein Maf produces the protein MEYLFKTSAETEIILASASPRRSEILSSMGIEFQIVPSGVDEESIKGPPEVLVERLSLLKAEDVSRSYPNHWIVGGDTVVVVNNEILGKPSDREHARVMLQKLSGTTHSVFGGVTLMHREDGVQKSFVCESEVTFIDLSDECIERYISSDECFDKAGSYAIQGQGQFFVEQIVGSYTNIVGIDAQKTALLLLEQGAIEWRR